The DNA segment GGCATCACACTGGCGTCGGCGATCCACAGATTCTCCAGACCACGGACACGCAATTCGTCGTCCACCACGGCCAGTTCATCGTTGCCCATCTTGCAGGTGCCGACAGGATGGTAGACAGTCATGGCCTGCTCGCGGATGTAATTTTCCAGATCGGCGCGTTCGGTGACGGCCTCGCCGGGCATCACTTCACTCAGGCGGTAGCTGGACAGGGCTTCGGTGTCGCCCACCTGCCGGGCCAGTTCCACCCCAGCAATCAACACGTCCATGTCGTGCGGGTCCGAGAGGTACTCCGGCTCGATCAGCGGGCGGGCCTGCGGATCGCTGCTGGCAATGCGAATCCGGCCCCGGCTGCGCGGCGCAACCAGCGAGGGCAGCAGCGTGTAATGGTAGCCGTCCAGCTCGGCAAAACCGTGGTCCACGAACAGCGCCGCACCGTTGTGAAATTGCAGGTCCGGGGCAGGCAGCGACGCGTCGGTCTTCATGAAGCCGCCCGTCTCGCCCACGTTGCTGCACAGCATTCCGCGCTGTTCAGACATGTACAGGGTCATCTGGGCGTCGCTCGTGGCGTCCTTCAATCCCGCTGTCTCGGTATCGTAAACCACGGGCACGAACAGGTGGTCTTGCAGGTTCTGGCCCACGCCCGGCAGATCGTGCAGCACTTCCACGCCCGCTGCCTCCAGTTGCGCCCGCTCGCCCACGCCCGACAGCATCAGCAAATGCGGGCTGGTGATTGCGCCCGCCGCCAGAATGACACCTTTACCGGCCATGACCTGCTGGGGTTCGGTGCCGTCCAGATATTCCACGCCCACGGCTTTCTTGCCCTCAAAGAGAATTCGGGTCACATGCGCGCCTGTGCGGGCTTCTAGCTTGCCGGGGCCTTCGCTGGCCAACGCCGGGCGCAGGTACGCCACCGCCGCCGAGTGCCGCGCGCCGCCCTTCTGGGTCACATGGAAACGGCCCACGCCTTCCATACTCTCGCCGTTGAAGTCGTCGTTGGCAGGGTGGCCCAGTTCCTTGAAGCCCTCGGTGATGGCGTCGCAGATTTCGTGGGTGTAGCGGCGGTTCTCGACGTGCAGCGGGCCACCTGCGTTGTGGTATTCACTGGCCCCATCCTCGAAATCCTCGGAGCGCAGGAAATAGGGCAGCACGTCGTCGTAGCCCCAACCGTGGTTGCCCGCCGCCGCCCAGCCATCGTAATCGGCGCGGTGGCCGCGAATGTAGATCATGGCGTTGATGCTGCTGCTGCCGCCCAGCATCTTGCCGCGCGGCCAGTACAGCTTGCGCCCGTTCAGGTGTTCCTGGGCCTCGGTCTCGTAGTTCCAGTCCAGCGGCGACTTGAACAGCTTGGGAAAGGCGGCGGGGATGTGGATTTCAGGCGTTTCGTCCGGCACACCAGCTTCCAGCAGCAGCACCTGCGCCCCACCCTCCTGCAAACGGGCGGAAACGGCACAGCCGCCCGAACCCGCACCGATCACCACGTAGTCGTAATTCTGCTGGGCGGAACTCGCCTGACCGTCTGGACTGTGATCGCTCTGCATCTCTGGGGCCTCCGCGCGAATGGGTGAGGACGGCAGGCCAGAGGGCGCCGACAGCTTCGGCACACGACAGGTCAGGGCCACCGGGATTAAATTCGCGTTCGGACAAAGTATAGAACCGGGCCAAGCCAAACATTGGAGGGCACGCTCCAGACCCGGCATCAGCCGACGCCAGAAGCGCGCCCAGCAGCCCAGCTACAGGCTGTGTCAGATCGGATTTCCAGGTGTTGCCAACACCCTTCAGTCGGAGTCCAGATCAATTCAGGTGCAGCTCAATTCAGACTCAGGTCAGCTCAGTTCAGCCGGTCTCCGGAATCATCCTCGCTCCCGGCAGATGACCCGATGAACGGGGCCAGTTCCGGCGGCACGTCGTCGAACAGGTCCCGCCACTGCTGGCCGTCAAAGGTCACCTCCGATTCCATGAAGGTCTGAGACAGCGGATCGGGGTCCTGCAAGGCGTCTTCGGGAAGGTCCAGACGCACGGCGACGGGAACTGGCAGACTCTGGCCTTCGGGCACGTTCAGCTCGTCGCCATAGGTCTCGGTCAGCATCTGGGCGGTCCACTCGGCCCACTCGTCGGCGGTTCCGGCCCCGGTGGCCTCGCGCAGTTCGGTCTCGATACGTTCACGGTGTTCTGCGGGAACGTCGTCCTCAAATTCCACGCGCCCATCGGCGTACACGGTCACGCCCACCGTCGCCATGTCGAAGATGCTGGCAAGTTCGGGAGGCAGGTGGCTGCCGTCCACTTCGGCGTCGGGGTCCGCGTAACTGGTCCAGGTTTCGCCGTCCAGGCTGTAGGTGTCGGACTCCATGACCGGGATGAATTCCACGCCCGAGCGGATGGCGAACACGCCGCCCAATGGATTTTGCAGCGGGGCGGGATGGCGCAGTTCAAAGCCGCTGCGACGGACTATCGGCACCGGAGCGTCGTCAGCCTCCATACGGTCCCGGTGGATCTCAGCCCACAGTTCCTCGGTCTCGCCGTGCCACTCGCGCGCCACTTCCTCCAGCGCCTCCAGCAGTTCCTCAGGCGGATCAGGTTCGATGTCGATGCGCCCAGCCTGCCAGTGTTCGGCGGCAAACTGTCCGATCAACTCGCCCTGAAGGTTGAAGGCCGCGTTGTTCTGCAAGGCCGACATGACCTGCTGCGGGCTGCGCGGCGCGGCCAGGGTCTGCCAGCGCTGGCCGTCAAACGAATGCCGCTGCTCACGCAGACGGATCGCGCCGCCCTCGACTGGAATGGAGACCTGTTCGCTGTTGCTGCCCTGCGGCCCCAGCGCCAGCTCGCCCGTGATGCGGCGCAGGTCCGGCACGACGATGGCCTCCACATCTTCCACCGTGGACAGCGTGCCGCCCTGGGTGCTGGAAAGCAGCAGCGACGTGCGGTACTCGCTGGCCCAGGCCGGACCACTGGATTGCGTGGCCTTCAGCGCGTCCACGATGACCTGCGTCAATCCAGCGTCGTCCGGCCCCCGCACCAGCGTAACTGCACCGGACGCGTCCAGTTGCGCCTCGAAAGGATGGACGGTGGGCATCAGGCCCAGTTGTTTGCGTCGTTTGGCTTCACCCATAAGGCATGCAGTATTTCAGAGAATGGATGGGTTCTCTGCGGTGACCGCACATCGTCAGGGAATTTGGAAGATACCGAGAAAGAGCATACCGCACATCTCAAAGCACGCCGGGACCACCAGAGGAACCAGAGCCGTTGCCAGACCTACCCTCAAAGACAGAGAGGGGAAGCGCGAAATGCCCCAGAGTACGGGCAATCCCAGAGAGGACAGAAAGGCGGTGCGCGTCAGATCAGCGGAGTAATCAGAAGAGTCAGAGGTGAAAAGCTGGAAGACTCCCATCAGCACGGCCAGCACGGTTGCCAGTGCGGGCAGGACGGCCCAGCGGCGATCCCCCACCGCCAGCCAGCCCAGAAGCCAGCCCGCCACAAGAAAAGACGCAAACCAGCGAGGATCTTGCAACAGATAAAGGCCGGACACAGCCTTTAGCCTTCCTCAGTCTGCCGCTTCAATGCTGTCGTTGTACTCGCGTGGATCAGAGATAAAGCCGCTGACTGCGCTGGCTGCGACCGTTGCGGGCGAGGCCAGATAGATGGCCGCCGTGGGATCGCCCATGCGCCCCACGAAGTTGCGGTTGGTGCTGGAAATGCACACGTCGTCCGGCCCCAGCACGCCGCTGTGCATGCCCAGGCACGCGCCGCAGCTTGGATAACTCACGCTGGCCCCGGCGTCCACGAAGATTTCCAGCAGGCCCTCGCTGGCCGCCTGCTTCCAGATCAGTTGGGTGGCGGGGACCACGATCATCTGCACGCCCTCGGCCACCTTGCGCCCCTTCAGGATGCGGGCCACGTCGCGCAGGTCGCCGATACGCCCGTTGGTACAACTGCCAACATAGGCGTGGGTGACGGCAATCTTGTCGCTGCCAGCCACGCGCCCGTTGCTGGGAATGTTCGGATAGGCCACGGTGGGTTCCACAGCGGAGGCATCCACATCGACAACCACGCGGTATCTGGCGTCTGCATCCGAGGTGTATTCGGTGTAGTCGCCGGGGCTGATGCCGCGCTCTTGCAGGTAGGCGCGGGTGGTGTCGTCCACCGCCACGATGCCCGTCTTGCCGCCCGCCTCAATGGCCATGTTGGTCAGGGTGTAACGCCCTTCCATATCCAGGTTGTCGATGTACTCGCCCACCCATTCCATGACCAGATAATTCGCGCCGTCCGCCCCGATGCGCTTGATGACTTCCAGCACCACGTCTTTGGGCGTCACGCCCGGTTGCGTCCGGCCCGTGACCCGGATCAGCATGGTCTCGGGGACCTTGAACCACACGCGGCCCGCGTAGATGGCCCCGGCCAGATCGGTGCTGCCCACGCCCGTGGCAAAGCAGCCCAGCGCCCCGGCGTTGCAGGTATGGGAGTCGCCGGACACCAGCGTCTGCCCCGGCTTGATCAGACCGGTGTTCTCCAGCACCACATGGGCAATCCCGCCGCGCCCCACGTCATAGAAGTGCTTGATGCCCTTTTCCTTGACCCAGCTCTTGAGCTTCTGGTACATCTGCGCGGCCTTGATGTTCATGGCTGGGACCGAGTGATCGGGAATGGCCACGATCTGATCGGGATTGAAGACCCGGTCCATGCCGCGCTCCTCCAGCATCCGCAGGGCGGCAGGCGTGGTGATCTCGTGGCACAGCACCCAGTCGGTCTTGCACTCGATCAGTTGGCCGGGCACCAGCACGTCATGGCCGCTGTGGGCCGCCAGAATCTTTTCCGCAATCGTCATTCCCATGTGTCGTTCCTCCCCATCACCAAAGCTCTTCCATCGTCAAATCTTCCAGGCGCGCTGCTGGCGCTTTTCCGCCGCCGTGACCCGCTGAACCTGCCCGCGAGTCTAGCGCCTGACCGGATGCGTGCGGCCCGAGGTGGGATAGATGGGCCGCCGCGCTTCATCCACCGTTGGCCGTTGAGCACGAAGGTGAGACGCGGCTCTAGCCGCAACCCGCGCCGGGCCGCTAAACTATGGGCTGTGCTGAATCTGCTGCGGAAGCCCGCTGTCCATGCCGCCGAACTCGATGAGGGTCTGGCCGCGCTGGGACTGGACGGCACGCAGCACCTGATCGTCCACGCCAGCCTGAAGTCCTTTGGCACGCTGGACGGCGGCCCCCGGACATTGGTGGATACGCTGTGGCGGCGCACGGCCACGCTGGTGGCCCCAGCCTTCAGCTATAACACGCTGCTCAACCGGCCCAGCAGCGTGGCTCACACCAAATTCCACCGCGACACCCGCGTCAGCCGCGACATCGGGCGGGTGTCGCAGGAACTGGTGGAGCGGCGCGACGCCCTGCGCTCGTTTCACCCCACCCTCAGCTTCGTGGCGCTGGGAGACGAGGCGGCGCGGATCACGGCGGCCCAGTTGCTGAACAGCCCGTACCAGCCCATCGGGGCGCTGTATGACCTGAACGGCTACGCGCTGCTGATCGGTGTGGATTTCGGCAGCAACACCAGCGTCCATTACGGTGAGTATCTGGCCGGAATCCCGATGCTGACGCGCTACGTGCCGCTGGACGGTCAGGTGTTGCCCACCGCCTTTCCCAACTGCTCGGCGGATTTCGACAACCTGCTGCCGGAGATGGAGTTTAAGTTCCGCTCGGCGCGCGTCGGCCCGTCCACGCTGCGACTGTACCGCGTGCGCGATCTGGTAGACAGCACCGTGCGCCTGCTCCAGCGCGACCCCGAGGCATTGCTGTGTCAGTACAAGGGCTGCCGCTGTCAGGAAGTGCGTCAGACGGTGCGGCGTGACGGGCTGAAGCCCCGGCTGCATGTGGGGCTGTAAGGCTTCACTGCATCAGGAACTGAGCCACGCCCACGCCTCCTCCTCGTTATGAACAAAACGGATCAGCGGGTGGAATGAATGTTCGTGGGCCAGTTCCGCAAAACGTTCGCCGTGCGCCGTGAAATCCGGCAGCACCAGCGCCACGCGCAGGCGGTAATTGGTGAACTTCTGGAACGCCTCGCCCGCCAGCCCGGTCTTCAGATCGAGGAACTCCGGCGAAAGGTCCGCTTCAGTCAGGATCAGGCCGTCCAGACCGTAGGCCGCGCCGATCAGGGTGTGGATGTCGTCTAGACCACGCAGGGAGAGGCCCAATTCACGGACGGTCTGAATTCTGGGGGCTTCATCTGGGTTCATGCTGAATGCAGCGTAACAAAGCCTGTGTCTGCGAAACTGAGCGCATGACCTCTTCTGACCACATTCCCGACAACCGCAGCGAACGCGCCCAACTGGCCTTTGCCCGCCTGCTGCCCAAACTGTTCCGGGGCGGGCAGGCGTTCGTGGGGGTGGAGGCCAGCCTGAGTGGCCTGGATGCAAAGACGGCGGCTCGTGTGCCGGACGGACTGCCGCACAGCGTGCTGGGGCTGCTGGCGCATGTGAACTGGTGGAACCGCTGGATGCTGGACACCATCGAGATGGGACAGGCCCAGCCCTACCCCACCCACGCCGCCGACACCTGGCCGGAAGTGGAAGCCGACGACTGGGGGCGCGTGAAGAACGAGTTCTACGAGTTGCTGGCCCGCGTGGACGCGCACGCTTCAAGGCCCGATCTGGCCAACCCGGTCAACCACGAGGAAACGATTGGCGAGCTTCTGGCCGACTTCGCGCTGCACACCGCCCACCATTTTGGGCAGATCGTGACCGTGCGGCAGTTGCTGGGCGCGTGGCCCCCCCCCGGAGGAGGCGATAGCTGGTGAGCGAGGCTCAGACGGGCGGAATCTTCAGCAAGGCAGTGGGCAATCTGTATCTGGGCGGCCCGGCCAACGTGTCCTGGGAACACGCGCTGGAAGGGCTGGAGGCAGGGGACGCCACGCGCGTTCCTGAGCATCTGCCCCACAGCGCCGCGCAACTGGTGGCGCACGTCCAGTTCTGGCAGGCGCATCTGCTGGACACGCTGGCCGGGAAGCAACCCGCCACGCCCGAACACGCCGCCGGGGGCTGGCCCACGCCGGGCGACTGGGAAACCCTGCGGGTCACCTTCCTGCGAGACGCCGCAACATTGCGTGCCCACGCCCGCGATTCCGAACTCTGCGCCGCCCTGAACCGCGAGGGCGTGCCCCACGCCGCCCTGCTGACCACCTACGCTGGACACAGCGTCTACCATCTGGGGCAGGTGGTGGCCGTCCGGCAGGCGCTGGGGCTGTGGCCGCCGCCGGGTGGGGGCGATACGTGGTGACGCAGCAGAACAGCAGAGAGCGCGGCTTCGAGGTGGTGTCTGACGCACACCGCACACACCCAAATACCGAGATTCACCTGCCCAGCCGGGGTTCACGTCACTCTGCCGGATACGATCTGCATACGCCGACGGGCTTCACGCTCCCGCCTGCGGCCACTGCCATTGTCGTCACCGATCTCAAGGTCTATATGCAGCCAGACGAGGTTCTGTCGGTCTACCCGCGCTCGTCCGTGGGCCTGCGCGGGGTGATGCTCACGAACACGGTGGGCATCGTGGACGCCGACTATTACGCCAATGCTGCCAACGACGGCAACATCCGCCTCTCGCTACACAACATCGGCCCGGAGACATTCACGGCGGGGGCGGGAGACCGCATCGCGCAGGCCATCTTCACGAAGTACCTGCTAGCCGATGGCGACGACTTCGCGGCTGGCCCCGAACGTCAGGGCGGGCACGGCCACACCGGACGCTGAGGCGGCTGACCGCATTCAACCCTGATCTCGTTCAACCCTGGCCCCATTCAATTCCAGGCCCATTCAACTCTAGGATAGCCCCATGTCCAACGTCTTCTACCGCTCGCGCAAACCCTACCCTGTCGCCAGCCATGCGGAGGGCGTCTACATCTTCGACGACAGCGGAAAGCGCTATCTGGACGGCAGTTCCGGCGCGCTGGTCGCCAACATCGGGCATGGGCGGGCGGCGGTGGCAGACGCGATGGCGGCGCAGGCGCGGCGGCTGGCCTTTGTCCACGGTTCGCAGTTTTCAAGCGATGTGCTGGAGGAGTACGCCTCCCGCCTCGCCGTCTTTCTGGGGCTGCCCGATTTCCGCTTCTGGGCCGTCTCCGGCGGTTCGGAGGCCACCGAGAGCGCCATTAAACTGGCCCGCCAATACCACGCCGAGCGGGGTGAGACGGGGCGCTACCGCATCGTCACGCGCAGGCCCAGTTACCACGGCGCGTCGCTGGGGGCGCTGGCGGCGTCCGGCATGGGCGCGCGGCGCGAGCTGTACACGCCGCTGATGAACGAGGCCGCGTGGCCCAAACTCGCCAAGCCTGACCCGGAACTGTCCGGCGAACAGGATGCCGAACGCTTGCGGATACTACTGGAAGAACTGGGACCAGACACGGTGGCCGCCTTCATGTGCGAGCCAGTGGTGGGCGCTTCGGACGCAGCACTGGCCCCGAATACGGGCTATCACGCACGAATTGTCGAAATCTGCCGAGAATACGGCGTGCTGTTCATTGCCGACGAGGTCATGTGCGGCATGGGCCGCTGCGGAACGCCGCTGGCCGTGCGGCTGGGCGGAGAGGTGACACCCGACATCGTGGTGCTGGGCAAGGGGCTGGCCGCCGGATACGCCCCCCTGGCCGGATTAATGGCCAGCCCCAGCGTCCACGACACTGTGATGAACGGCTCCGGGGCCTTCAAACACGGCTTTACCTACGCGGGCCACCCGATCAGCGTGGCGGCGGGCCTGAGCGTGCTGGACATCGTCGAGGATGAACAGCTTGTGGAAGCGGCAAACGAACGGGGCGCTCAGCTTCTTGGAGGTTTACAGGCGTTGAAGGCGAAATACCCGCAGGTTTTAGAGGCGCGCGGTCACGGGCTGCTGCTGGGACTGGTCCTGGGCGATCCCACAACCGGACAGGCGTTCGAGACTCCGGGGCTGGCGGACCGGGTGGCAACGGCGGCGCGGGCACGCGGCCTGATCACCTACCCCGGCTCCGGCGCGGTGGACGGCGTGCGTGGCGATCACCTGCTGCTGGGGCCACCGCTGAGCATCACGGCGGCGGAGGTGGAGGAAATGCTGGCGGGTCTGGACGGGGCCTTGGCAGACACGCGGGGCTGAGGGCGGAAACGCTGGTCACACGCCCCCTCACCCTTCCGGCGCTGCGCGCCTCCCTCCCTCTCCCACAAGGGGCGAGGGGATAAAAACCGCCGCGACCTGCGCACCGCTTCCCATGTTTTCCCACACCCTACAGCCCACACCCCATCTACCGTTTCCGCCGCTTCTCCGCCCCCACCAGACGCACAAAATTCAGCAATCGGGGCGCACGGTTCCAACGCTTGCGGTCCCCGGCGACGCGCCAGACCCATTCCACGCCCAGTTTGCGGGTCCAGGCGGGGGCCAGCACCGCTGTTCCGGCCAGCACGTCAATCACGCCGCCGCAGCCGATCATCACTGGGACGCCCAGCACGCCGCGCCACTGCTGGTTAAAGACCTCCTGCCGTCCCGCGCCCATCGCGGTCAGCAGCAGATTCGCGCCGCTTTCGCCCACCAGCCGGGCCACCCGCTCGTCGTCCTCCGGGCCGAAGTAGCCGTGGTGGATTCCAGCCACCGTGACGCCGTAATCGCGGGCTGCGTTCTGCGCGGCGGCCTCGGCCACACCGGGTTTTGCGCCCAGGAAGAACACTCGCAATTCCGCGCCGTGTTCTTCCATCAGGCCCGTGACGATATCGAAGCCCGGGGCGCGCGGCACCTCCTGACTGTGAAGCTGTTTGGCCGCGTACACAATGCCCACGCCGTCCGCCGTGACCAGATCGGCGTCCTGAACGGCCTGGGCAAATTCAGGATGACTGCGCGACTGCACGATAATTTCCGGGTTCAGGGTGACGACGGTGTGCGGCGCGCGGGCCGGGTCCGCCAGCCAGCCGCCCAGCAGCGTCAGCGTGCCTTGCAGATCAATCACGTCCAGCGGCAGACCAAACAGCCACAGGCGCGGGCGGGGGGCAGGAGAGGACATTCGAGAAGGATTCTAAACGTTCGCGTCCTACAGGGGCGTCTGTTTCTTGGCTTCGGGGGAGGGACCAGAAAGAGTGCGCCGCAGAAAATACCCTGGGAAACCGCCCAGCAACGGCGTTCCTCCCCTGGCACTGCGCCCCCGCTTGCGTTCCCCCGCACCAATTGCGGCATACTGACCTACATATGTTGCCCGGAGCATTTGGAACCCTGCCTGAGACGGCGCAGGCACAGGTCATGGCGGCGGGGCGGGTGGGGCGCTGGGCGCGGGCCGGGCTGCTGTTTCACCCGGAAGACGCCGCCGAGACGCTGTTTGTGATCCTGCGCGGCGCGGTGCGGCTGTACCGCCTGGGGTCCGGGGCGCGCGAGGTCACGCTGGACGTGCATGGCCCCGGCGCGCTGCTGGGTGTCTCGGCCCTGACCCCCGGCGAGAGCTACAACGTCTACGGCGAGGCGATGGACGACGTGGAGGCCCTGATGCTGGGCCAGGACGCCCTGCACCGCCTGACGGGCGCGCAGCCTCCCGTGGGCGTGGCCCTGACCGAGCAGATCACCCGCCAGACGCGGGGCGTGCAGGAACGTCTGTCCGGGCTGGTCTTTTTAGAGGTCTCGCAGCGGCTGGCGCTGGCGCTGCTGAATCTGGCCGAACGCGAGGGCGGCTGGCCGGAGGAAGGGCCAATTGCCCTGAAAGACCGCGTTTCGCACCAGGACCTGGCCTATGTGGTGGGCAGCACGCGTGAGACGATTACCAAGCTGCTGGGAGACTTCCGCACGCGTGGGCTGCTGGACCTGGGCTACCGCCGTATTATCCTGACCGACAAGGGAGGTCTGCAAAGGGCTTCGCGGGAATCGCTGCGCTAGGCAGGGCTTTTGAGATAAATCAGCAACTGGTCCCCGGTTTGCGCCGGGGCGGGAAGGAATGGGCAGTATGGCGCGGAATATAGCGGCGGAATACAGGGCCGGAGGGCTGGAAGAGTTCTTCCGCCTGCCGGTGGACGCAATGAAACAGGCTCAGGTCGAGGTCAGGCCAGATATTGACCGGGGGGCGCTGGCAGAGGCTTTGCGCCAGTATCACCAGGGTCTGGGAACGCTGGACAGGACTGTGGAGGAGGCGCTGTCACGGCTGGCCCACCCTGCCTCCAGAGTCGTCGTGACCGGGCAGCAGGCGGGGGCACTGACCGGCCCGGCCTACAGCGTCCATAAGGGCGCAGACGCCGCGCTGCTGGCCCGCAGCCTGAACACCGAAGATGTCCCGGTGGTGGCCGTGTACTGGGTGGCCAGCCAGGACCACGACGCGGCAGAGGTGGCCAGCACCAGTCTTCTGGACATGGCAGAAGTGCTGCACCACCTGACCCTGGACGTGCCCGAAGGTGTGCCGGTGGGCCGCGTGCCGTGGCAGCAGGAATGGACCGCTCAGGCGCTGGCCCTGCTGGACGCTTTCGATGCGCCGCTCGAATACATCGCCGCCGTGCGGGCGCGGCTGGTACGGGCGGTAGAGGCGGGCGGCAGTTACGCCGATGTCTTTGCCCGCCTGATTCACGGTCTGCTCTCCCCTGCCGGATTAGTCGTTCTGGACCCCCTGCACCCCACGATAGCCCGGTTGATGGCCCCCACCCTGGCGCGTGAATTACAGAACCCGCTGGCCTCCTCGAAAGCTATTGAGAACGCTGCGGCGCGACTGACGGCACAGGGCTTCGTGCCGCAACTGCGCCGCGCGGCAGGAGCGACAAACCTGTTTATCGAGGAAGAGGGTGGCCAGCGGCGACTCCTGAAACTGGACGGACAGACCTTCAGCACCGAGAGCCGCGAGTACACCCGCACCGAATTGCTGGCTGTGCTGGAGGCCGATCCCAGCCGGATCACTCCAGCGGCGGGCCTGCGCCCGGCAGTGCAGGACGCGCTGCTACCCACGCTGGCCTTCGTGGTGGGACCGGGGGAAATCGCGTATGGAGCGCAACTGCGGGAAGTCTACGAACTACACGGCCTGAAGCAGCCGTTGCTGTGGCCGCGCCTGACCGTGACGTGGCTGGAGCCGAACGTGGCCCGTCTACTGAGGCGACTGGGCGCAACCGCCGCCGAGGTTCAGGCCGATCCCGAAGGCGTCCTGGGCCGCGCCCTGGCCCGTGAACGCGGCGCGGCGGCGGTCACATCCGAGAAACTGGCGGAGATAGACGCCCAGCTCCGCGCCGTGATGGACGAAATTGCCGCCCTTGATCCCACTCTCGTCGGCGCGGCAGAGCGCACCCGCTCCCGCGTGATCGGGCGGGTGGGCCGCCTCCAGACCCAAGCGGTGCGCGCCCTGGCACGTCAGGAAAATGACCGCAGCGGGCAACTCACCCGGCTCAAGGCACACCTGCTACCGAACGGCACACCC comes from the Deinococcus sp. AJ005 genome and includes:
- the bshC gene encoding bacillithiol biosynthesis cysteine-adding enzyme BshC, producing MARNIAAEYRAGGLEEFFRLPVDAMKQAQVEVRPDIDRGALAEALRQYHQGLGTLDRTVEEALSRLAHPASRVVVTGQQAGALTGPAYSVHKGADAALLARSLNTEDVPVVAVYWVASQDHDAAEVASTSLLDMAEVLHHLTLDVPEGVPVGRVPWQQEWTAQALALLDAFDAPLEYIAAVRARLVRAVEAGGSYADVFARLIHGLLSPAGLVVLDPLHPTIARLMAPTLARELQNPLASSKAIENAAARLTAQGFVPQLRRAAGATNLFIEEEGGQRRLLKLDGQTFSTESREYTRTELLAVLEADPSRITPAAGLRPAVQDALLPTLAFVVGPGEIAYGAQLREVYELHGLKQPLLWPRLTVTWLEPNVARLLRRLGATAAEVQADPEGVLGRALARERGAAAVTSEKLAEIDAQLRAVMDEIAALDPTLVGAAERTRSRVIGRVGRLQTQAVRALARQENDRSGQLTRLKAHLLPNGTPQEREMNFLTYLLKHGEKPLELLLALEPGWRGEIEIP